From a single Ascaphus truei isolate aAscTru1 chromosome 2, aAscTru1.hap1, whole genome shotgun sequence genomic region:
- the LOC142475126 gene encoding histone-lysine N-methyltransferase PRDM9-like, with protein MNELEDDDYLFCEECQAFFIDECAVHGSPIFIQDSAVEMGNVKRSYLTLPPGMSIRRSSIPRAGLGVWNEAAILQKGVHFGPYEGIITDEEEGANSGYSWLITKGKNDYEYIDAREEKSSNWMRFVNCARNEEEQNLVAFQYHRKIYYRTCTDLPPHTELLVWYGDEYGKELGIKWGTLWKSNAPAQVQRPAQIPHPCLHCKVAFSSQDYLLKHLKFKHPNVFMEKMRTEQSCRLENRLESSIPITVSENATFNQSTLFINNVTASHSNGNILEGAKGKELGDNGKSQTLLLDHKRSHTGERPHVCGECGKGFSRLSHLITHKRTHTGERPYVCGECGKGFSVLSSLNTHKRTHTGERPHVCGECGKGFSRLFSLNLHKRTHTGERPHVCGECGKGFSQLSNLIRHKRTHGGETSLSLV; from the exons atgAACGAACTAGAAGACGATGACTATTTAT TTTGTGAGGAATGTCAGGCGTTTTTCATCGATGAATGTGCAGTCCATGGATCTCCAATCTTCATCCAGGACTCTGCCGTTGAAATGGGAAATGTGAAGAGATCATATCTCACTCTGCCTCCTGGGATGAGCATCAGGCGTTCTAGCATTCCACGTGCTGGGCTTGGTGTGTGGAATGAGGCTGCAATCCTTCAGAAGGGTGTACATTTTGGACCTTATGAGGGGATCATAACGGATGAGGAGGAAGGAGCTAATAGTGGCTACTCTTGGCTG ATCACTAAAGGTAAAAATGATTATGAGTATATTGATGCAAGGGAAGAAAAGAGTTCTAACTGGATGAG gtttgtaaattgtgcgagaaacgaggaagaacagaaccttgtggcgttccagtaccacaggaaaatctattacagaacctgcacagacctccccccacacacagagctccttgtctggtatggagatgaatatgggaaagagcttggtatcaagtggggtacgctgtggaaaagtaacgcgccagcacaag TACAAAGACCAGCACAAATACCCCACCCATGCCTacactgcaaggttgcttttagcagtcaggattacctcctcaaacatctgaagttcaaacacccaaatgtgtttatggaaaagatgaggacagaacaatcttgcagATTAGAGAATCGATTAGAAAGCAGCATTCCAATAACTGTGTCAGAAAATGCAACTTTCAACCAGTCAACGCTATttataaacaatgtaactgcttctcattcaAATGGAAATATATTAGAAGGTGCCAAAGGAAAAGAGCTTGGAGACAATGGGAAGAGTCAAACTTTGTTATTAGACCACAagaggtcacacacaggggagagaccgcacgtatgtggggaatgtgggaagggatttagtcggttatcccacctgatcacacacaagaggacacacacaggggagagaccgtatgtatgtggggaatgtgggaagggatttagtgtcttatccagcctgaacacacacaagaggacacacacaggggagagaccgcatgtatgtggggaatgtgggaagggatttagtcggttattcaGCCTGAacctacacaagaggacacacacaggggagagaccgcatgtatgtggggaatgtgggaagggatttagtcagttatcaaacctgatcagacacaagaggacacacgggggagagacctctctctctcttgtttag